In the Streptomyces sp. BHT-5-2 genome, one interval contains:
- a CDS encoding DUF6328 family protein, protein MNGQPDDGGESELIWPRDRNETEEQRADRRWTELLQEVRVIQTGVQILFGFLLTVVFTQRFASLSTTDRNIYVITLLLGASTTGALVGTVTFHRLVAGHRLKPQTVLWASRLALVGVVLLLATVASALLLILRLALNAEAAPWVVAVLVAWFVGCWFVLPAWVLRRYSSSE, encoded by the coding sequence CTGAACGGTCAGCCGGATGACGGCGGCGAGTCGGAGCTGATCTGGCCGCGGGACCGCAACGAGACCGAGGAGCAGCGCGCCGACCGGCGGTGGACCGAACTCCTGCAGGAAGTGCGGGTCATCCAGACCGGGGTGCAGATCCTGTTCGGCTTTCTGCTCACCGTCGTCTTCACCCAGCGGTTCGCCTCGCTCAGCACCACGGACCGGAACATCTACGTGATCACCCTGCTGCTGGGGGCCTCCACCACCGGTGCGCTGGTGGGGACGGTGACCTTCCACCGGCTGGTGGCCGGGCACCGGCTCAAGCCGCAGACCGTGCTGTGGGCGTCGCGGCTGGCGCTGGTCGGGGTGGTGCTGCTGCTGGCCACGGTCGCCTCCGCGCTGCTGCTCATCCTGCGGCTGGCGCTGAACGCCGAGGCCGCGCCGTGGGTGGTGGCGGTCCTGGTGGCGTGGTTCGTGGGGTGCTGGTTCGTCCTGCCGGCGTGGGTGCTGCGCCGCTACTCGTCGTCGGAGTGA
- a CDS encoding VOC family protein — MPATKTRSATAALGGAPCWVSLMTHDLRGAQDFYGKVLGWHFRPGAVGSAFAVALSGGQPVAGIGTLAPEWHVAVAWTPYFAVESANEVAARIRERGATVAVGPLEVGKGRGALAADRDGAVFGLWEGQTLSWAVGQGEAPMCLELRTRDAFEAAIFYGEVFGWSPDRPGGCDITYEHDEVVVRDEGGRTVAALRGGAVESAPDPHVRPRWHVYFPVHDIEQVTAAAVAAGGFALPVTPMVDGGGCEAVIGDPQGGLFTVATAQS; from the coding sequence ATGCCCGCCACCAAAACCCGCAGCGCCACCGCGGCCCTCGGCGGTGCGCCGTGCTGGGTGAGCCTGATGACCCACGACCTGCGGGGTGCGCAGGACTTCTACGGGAAGGTCCTCGGCTGGCACTTCCGCCCCGGGGCCGTGGGGAGCGCGTTCGCCGTCGCCCTGTCCGGGGGGCAGCCCGTCGCCGGGATCGGCACCCTGGCGCCCGAGTGGCACGTCGCCGTCGCCTGGACCCCGTACTTCGCCGTGGAGAGCGCCAACGAGGTCGCCGCCCGGATCCGCGAACGGGGCGCCACGGTCGCCGTCGGCCCGTTGGAAGTGGGCAAGGGACGCGGTGCGCTCGCCGCCGACCGGGACGGCGCGGTCTTCGGCCTCTGGGAGGGCCAGACGCTCTCCTGGGCGGTCGGGCAGGGCGAGGCGCCGATGTGCCTGGAACTGCGCACCCGCGACGCCTTCGAGGCGGCGATCTTCTACGGCGAGGTCTTCGGCTGGTCCCCGGACCGCCCCGGCGGCTGCGACATCACCTACGAGCACGACGAGGTCGTGGTGCGGGACGAGGGCGGGCGCACCGTGGCCGCGCTGCGCGGCGGCGCCGTCGAGTCGGCCCCGGACCCGCATGTCCGCCCCCGCTGGCACGTCTACTTCCCCGTGCACGACATCGAACAGGTCACCGCCGCCGCCGTGGCCGCGGGCGGCTTCGCGCTGCCGGTGACGCCGATGGTGGACGGCGGCGGCTGCGAGGCCGTGATCGGGGATCCGCAGGGCGGGCTGTTCACCGTCGCCACCGCGCAGAGCTGA
- a CDS encoding DUF6381 family protein encodes MGADETRERLQQMREKARQLADAAEHTSDPEERQRLQEKSRRLQSRSEQESAMRAGDIYPSQ; translated from the coding sequence ATGGGAGCGGACGAGACACGCGAACGCCTTCAGCAGATGCGGGAGAAGGCCAGGCAGCTGGCCGACGCCGCGGAGCACACCAGCGATCCCGAGGAGCGGCAGCGGCTCCAGGAGAAGTCCCGCCGGCTGCAGAGCCGGAGCGAGCAGGAGAGCGCCATGCGGGCCGGGGACATCTACCCCTCGCAGTGA
- a CDS encoding ATP-binding protein produces the protein MPLDEQDWQLVTTWLERYLLNVGGDPYSRLAPYFPHEFLAAIPLNNVIADNARTLVHASRRTIELEVQLLDAVTQVEEIRALPVILQAEEFLARLREDARIHDQQDVFRSCVLQQDTGVFIGREDLRETLRGFIATQGKSVLLVDGVPGSGRSYTYQFLRHLGWHKGFRPARVGLSRMYTGRQVLLRLAEYVVDPRDGAQWLGPALPGDDPPTMADIARRVIRLATTAEPPYWLVLDDCDTLDPHSDVWEVINDLANAIYEQAPAYPGRTPRLVLLGYGRTTSRLPDELQGILCWDTARIIDPPELRRFFEQCFRESPPARLDGADPAEIDGLVDEAVAQVLYAARSPDDDGANYMRRVRGATEKAIHVYRSL, from the coding sequence ATGCCGTTGGACGAGCAGGACTGGCAGCTTGTCACGACGTGGCTGGAGAGGTATCTCCTCAACGTCGGCGGTGACCCGTATTCCCGGCTCGCCCCGTACTTCCCCCACGAGTTCCTCGCGGCGATCCCGCTCAACAACGTCATCGCGGACAACGCCCGTACGTTGGTGCACGCCTCGCGCCGGACCATCGAGTTGGAGGTGCAGCTCCTCGACGCGGTCACCCAGGTCGAGGAGATCCGCGCCCTCCCGGTCATCCTGCAGGCGGAGGAGTTCCTGGCCCGCCTGCGCGAGGACGCCCGGATCCACGACCAACAGGACGTCTTCCGCAGCTGCGTACTCCAGCAGGACACCGGGGTGTTCATCGGCCGCGAGGACCTTCGGGAGACGCTGCGGGGCTTCATCGCCACCCAGGGGAAGTCGGTGCTGCTGGTGGACGGCGTACCGGGCAGCGGGCGGTCGTACACCTACCAGTTCCTGCGCCACCTCGGGTGGCACAAGGGATTCCGGCCGGCCCGGGTCGGACTGTCACGGATGTACACCGGGCGGCAGGTGCTCCTGCGGCTGGCCGAGTACGTCGTCGACCCGCGCGACGGAGCGCAGTGGCTCGGCCCCGCCCTGCCCGGCGACGACCCGCCGACCATGGCCGACATCGCGCGCCGGGTGATCCGGCTGGCCACCACCGCCGAGCCCCCCTACTGGCTCGTCCTCGACGACTGCGACACCCTCGATCCGCACTCCGACGTCTGGGAGGTCATCAACGACCTGGCCAACGCGATCTACGAGCAGGCCCCGGCCTACCCCGGTCGGACACCCCGGCTGGTGCTGCTCGGTTACGGCCGCACGACCTCCCGGCTGCCCGACGAGTTGCAGGGAATCCTGTGCTGGGACACCGCCCGGATCATCGACCCGCCCGAGCTGCGCCGCTTCTTCGAGCAGTGCTTCCGCGAGTCGCCGCCGGCCCGGCTCGACGGCGCCGACCCCGCGGAGATCGACGGGCTGGTGGACGAGGCGGTGGCCCAGGTGCTGTACGCCGCCCGGTCACCGGACGACGACGGCGCGAACTACATGCGCAGGGTCCGCGGGGCGACGGAGAAGGCGATCCATGTCTATCGCTCCCTCTGA